A window of the Hevea brasiliensis isolate MT/VB/25A 57/8 chromosome 6, ASM3005281v1, whole genome shotgun sequence genome harbors these coding sequences:
- the LOC110666562 gene encoding WAT1-related protein At5g07050-like, with protein MGSEMEESKEFVGEKNWKKTIFGRLKPYLLCVFCSFCYAAFNIISMVCLDKGMSRYVLVAYGYVFGTVATAFLALLLERKIENKISLPACIDILLLGLLGTSGRIVFYAGMEYTSPAFASAMNNLVPSITFILAIFFRMEKLNLLKLSGQAKIAGTIIAFGGATLMTLYKGITVVSLHASHTHAASKILIYRNLIKGSLLLLFSDLLAAAFYIVQATAVKKYPAPMTLTTLSGLSGTIMAIIAAAVPDHRASSWRLSLNITLIAPLYIGIVIFGITTYIQTIVVRTNGPVFVTAFRPLITVIVAIMGPFILGEALHLGGIIGATMIILGLYVTLWGKEEEKQSSSHQLETPVICDQEIEIRSQK; from the exons ATGGGGTCGGAAATGGAAGAGAGTAAAGAGTTTGTCGGAGAAAAAAATTGGAAAAAGACAATCTTTGGAAGGCTGAAGCCTTACCTCCTTTGTGTATTTTGTTCTTTCTGTTATGCAGCGTTCAACATAATCT CTATGGTTTGCTTAGACAAAGGCATGAGTCGTTATGTTCTTGTGGCCTATGGCTATGTTTTTGGAACTGTAGCTACAGCTTTTCTAGCACTACTACTTGAAAG GAAAATTGAGAACAAAATCAGTTTACCAGCCTGCATAGATATCTTGTTATTGGGTCTTCTAGG AACTTCAGGGAGAATAGTTTTCTACGCTGGAATGGAATACACTTCACCAGCCTTTGCATCTGCCATGAACAACTTGGTTCCATCAATTACCTTTATTTTAGCAATTTTCTTCAG GATGGAAAAATTGAACTTATTGAAGCTCAGTGGCCAAGCAAAGATTGCAGGAACTATAATTGCATTTGGTGGTGCCACACTCATGACCCTATACAAGGGTATTACTGTGGTTTCCCTGCACGCTTCTCACACTCATGCtgcatcaaaaatactcatatatAGGAACTTGATAAAAGGCTCTCTCTTGCTTCTTTTTTCAGACCTTTTAGCAGCAGCATTCTACATTGTACAG GCAACTGCAGTTAAAAAATATCCGGCTCCTATGACTCTTACCACATTATCAGGCCTATCAGGCACTATAATGGCAATAATTGCAGCTGCAGTTCCAGACCACAGAGCTTCATCTTGGAGATTATCATTGAATATTACTCTTATTGCTCCTCTCTATATT GGCATTGTCATCTTTGGGATTACAACTTATATTCAAACTATAGTTGTGCGGACAAATGGTCCAGTTTTCGTGACAGCATTTAGACCACTGATAACAGTGATTGTAGCTATCATGGGACCTTTTATTTTAGGCGAGGCATTGCACTTGGGAGG GATAATAGGAGCTACAATGATAATTCTTGGCTTGTATGTAACTCTGTGGGGTAAGGAAGAAGAGAAACAGAGCAGCAGTCATCAGTTGGAGACTCCAGTTATTTGTGATCAAGAAATTGAGATTAGATCACAAAAGTAA
- the LOC110666632 gene encoding WAT1-related protein At5g07050, which produces MEETKECVGGGRSRNWKEKMLLEKMKPYLLSIFVAFCQAGFNIISKVYLDKGMNVYVLVAYGFAIGAVTTAVLASLFERILFYIGLEHTSSAFAAAMNNLTPLMTFILAILCRMEKLDISKLSGLAKLGGTIVGLGGATLMTLYKGITVLSVHNPYTHQQKSASKIFQDKKLVIGSLVLLIQTITAAALIILQTTTVRNYPAPMTLTSLISLVGTLLSTTLAAIIDHKASSWRLSWDNTLVAPIYNGIVIFGITIFVQTRVIQMRGPVFTSAFRPLTTVIVAIMALLILGEELHLGGVIGATMIILGLYAILWGKEDEKKKRLMEPVICDKEIEIKAEKQ; this is translated from the exons ATGGAAGAGACTAAAGAGTGTGTTGGGGGAGGAAGATCAAGAAATTGGAAAGAAAAAATGTTATTAGAAAAGATGAAACCATATCTCTTGAGTATATTTGTTGCTTTCTGCCAGGCAGGATTTAACATCATCTCCAAGGTTTACTTGGATAAAGGCATGAATGTTTATGTTCTTGTGGCCTATGGGTTTGCCATTGGAGCCGTAACTACAGCTGTTCTAGCATCACTCTTTGAAAG AATATTGTTCTACATTGGTCTGGAACACACTTCATCAGCATTTGCAGCTGCCATGAACAACTTAACTCCATTAATGACCTTTATTTTGGCCATTTTATGCAG gatggagaaattagaCATTTCCAAGCTCAGTGGCCTAGCAAAGCTTGGAGGAACTATAGTTGGATTGGGCGGGGCCACACTCATGACCCTATACAAGGGTATCACTGTGCTTTCAGTGCATAATCCCTACACTCATCAACAAAAGTCCGCATCAAAAATATTCCAAGATAAGAAATTAGTAATAGGCTCTCTTGTGCTTCTTATTCAGACAATTACAGCAGCAGCATTAATCATCTTACAG ACAACAACAGTGAGAAATTATCCAGCTCCTATGACGCTTACCTCATTAATAAGCCTAGTAGGAACTCTACTTTCAACAACCTTAGCAGCAATTATAGATCATAAAGCTTCATCATGGAGATTGTCCTGGGACAACACTCTTGTTGCTCCTATATATAAT GGAATTGTAATCTTTGGAATTACAATTTTTGTGCAAACTAGGGTGATACAGATGAGGGGCCCTGTTTTCACGTCAGCATTTAGGCCACTCACAACAGTAATTGTAGCTATTATGGCACTTCTAATTTTAGGCGAGGAATTGCACTTGGGAGG GGTAATTGGAGCTACAATGATAATCCTTGGCTTGTATGCAATTCTATGGGGAAAGGAAGATGAGAAAAAGAAGAGGCTAATGGAGCCAGTGATTTGTGATAAAGAAATAGAGATAAAAGCAGAAAAGCAATAG